One window of the Bos mutus isolate GX-2022 chromosome X, NWIPB_WYAK_1.1, whole genome shotgun sequence genome contains the following:
- the PAGE4 gene encoding P antigen family member 4, translating to MSARVRSRSRGRGDGQESSDTAETMAARKLGGKKSQRKEPPAKNVDMEPGQEKEGGPSVVQEPELEGSRQELDVEKVEGELGDGPDGKGKIPPNVVPAKIPEGGDGQ from the exons ATGAGTGCACGAGTAAGATCAAGATCTAGAGGAAGAGGAGATGGTCAAGAGTCTTCTGATACTGCTGAAACTATGGCT GCCCGGAAGCTAGGTGGCAAAAAATCTCAACGCAAGGAACCACCAGCTAAGAATGTAGACATGGAACCTGGACAAGAGAAAGAAGGAGGACCGTCTGTGGTTCAAG AACCTGAATTGGAAGGTTCCCGCCAGGAACTGGATGTGGAAAAGGTTGAGGGTGAGCTTGGAGATGGCCCTGATGGGAAAGGGAAGATTCCACCTAATGTAGTGCCTGCTAAAATTCCGGAAGGAG